A single Methanolobus sp. ZRKC5 DNA region contains:
- a CDS encoding helix-turn-helix domain-containing protein has product MKTTCEIMVQRVLPAIRAELARCMIWEHGKNQQEVADVLGLSRAAVSQYINDKRGAEVDFSEEAQQEIKRFATSLLDGMKSRDQVAGMCNVCKFVQRSGWLNRNEPDAGYCVLCGDNEVH; this is encoded by the coding sequence GTGAAAACAACATGTGAAATTATGGTTCAACGTGTACTGCCTGCTATACGTGCAGAGCTTGCCAGATGTATGATCTGGGAGCATGGAAAAAATCAGCAGGAAGTTGCAGATGTATTGGGACTCTCAAGAGCTGCTGTTTCCCAGTATATCAACGATAAACGTGGTGCAGAAGTTGATTTTTCAGAAGAGGCCCAGCAGGAGATCAAGAGGTTTGCTACCAGCCTGCTTGATGGAATGAAATCCAGGGACCAGGTTGCTGGAATGTGTAATGTATGCAAGTTCGTCCAGCGTTCCGGCTGGCTCAACAGGAATGAACCTGATGCTGGTTATTGCGTTCTTTGCGGAGATAACGAGGTTCATTGA
- a CDS encoding iron-sulfur cluster assembly scaffold protein: MYSKKVIEEFSSPQNVGSIEDADGVGEIGSTVDGDIINISIKVKGNVIEDVKFKTFGCVVAISTSSMVTNLAKGKTVDEALELTNEDVINALDGLPDGKDRCSGFALDALKMAIEDFRQKNK, encoded by the coding sequence ATGTATTCAAAGAAAGTTATTGAGGAGTTCAGCAGTCCACAGAATGTGGGAAGTATAGAGGATGCTGATGGTGTGGGTGAGATTGGAAGCACTGTCGATGGTGATATAATAAATATATCTATTAAGGTGAAGGGCAATGTTATTGAAGATGTCAAATTCAAGACATTTGGTTGTGTTGTCGCTATTTCCACATCAAGCATGGTAACGAACCTGGCAAAGGGAAAGACGGTCGATGAAGCTCTTGAACTAACAAACGAAGATGTCATCAATGCCCTTGATGGTCTTCCTGATGGAAAGGACAGGTGTTCGGGCTTTGCACTTGACGCTCTTAAGATGGCAATCGAAGATTTTCGGCAAAAAAATAAATGA
- the nifS gene encoding cysteine desulfurase NifS yields the protein MKRIYMDHSATTPVDSSVVDAMLPYFTEMFGNSSSLHSFGMEAAEALYMAREQVAQAIGASPEEIIFTSGGTESDNLAIRGVIPHNTGKKHIITSVIEHPAVLNTCEYLESMGHEVTYVPVDSDGVIDFEMVEGSIRKNTVLITVMHANNEVGTIQPIKEIAQIASKHNILFHTDAVQTVGKIPVNVDELGVDMLSISSHKIHGPKGSGALYVRKGTAIEPIVFGGNHEMGMRSGTENIPGIVGLGKAMVLANEFLDADSQHMKKMRDSLVSRIFDSIADVRLNGHPTQRLPNNVNLSFKYAEGESMLMLLDMKGIAVSTGSACSSKSLKASHVLSSLNIEDDYIHGSLRISLGKENTMEDVDYVVKSLKETVLKLREMSAVSSQ from the coding sequence ATGAAGCGGATCTATATGGACCACAGTGCAACCACACCTGTTGATTCTTCAGTGGTTGATGCAATGTTACCTTATTTTACTGAGATGTTTGGCAATTCATCCAGCTTGCATTCTTTTGGTATGGAAGCAGCAGAAGCACTTTACATGGCACGTGAACAGGTTGCGCAGGCAATCGGTGCTTCACCTGAAGAAATTATTTTCACATCAGGGGGAACGGAATCAGACAATCTTGCAATAAGGGGAGTAATCCCTCATAATACAGGAAAAAAACACATTATCACATCAGTCATTGAGCATCCTGCAGTGCTTAATACCTGTGAGTACCTTGAAAGTATGGGTCATGAAGTAACATATGTTCCTGTTGATTCTGATGGTGTAATAGACTTTGAGATGGTAGAGGGATCAATTCGTAAGAATACGGTTCTCATAACTGTGATGCATGCCAACAATGAGGTAGGTACCATTCAGCCCATAAAGGAAATTGCACAAATTGCAAGTAAACACAACATTTTGTTCCATACAGATGCAGTACAGACCGTAGGTAAGATTCCTGTCAATGTGGATGAGCTTGGTGTTGATATGCTTTCTATCTCTTCCCATAAGATACACGGTCCAAAAGGTTCAGGGGCACTGTATGTTCGTAAGGGCACGGCAATTGAGCCGATCGTTTTCGGTGGAAATCACGAAATGGGTATGCGTTCAGGAACAGAGAATATCCCGGGTATTGTAGGTCTTGGTAAAGCGATGGTTCTTGCAAATGAGTTTCTGGATGCGGACTCACAACATATGAAGAAAATGCGTGATTCCCTTGTTTCCCGAATATTTGATTCAATTGCAGATGTTCGCCTGAATGGTCATCCAACACAGAGACTTCCAAATAATGTAAACTTAAGTTTCAAGTATGCTGAAGGAGAATCTATGCTCATGCTCCTAGATATGAAAGGCATTGCAGTATCGACCGGTTCGGCATGTTCTTCCAAATCCCTTAAGGCATCCCATGTACTCAGTTCCCTGAATATAGAGGACGATTACATACATGGTTCTCTGAGAATAAGCCTTGGAAAGGAGAACACTATGGAAGATGTCGATTATGTTGTTAAGAGCCTCAAGGAAACAGTTTTAAAGCTGAGGGAAATGTCCGCAGTTTCCAGCCAATGA